One genomic region from Anabaena sp. PCC 7108 encodes:
- a CDS encoding aspartate aminotransferase → MSLSWISPAERIQKLPPYVFARLDELKAKAREQGLDLIDLGMGNPDGPTPQPVIDAAIAAMQNPANHGYPPFEGTASFRKAITQWYHRRYGVTLDPDSEALPLLGSKEGLGHLAIAYINPGDTVLVPSPSYPVHFRGPIIAGGVIHNLILKEENNWLIDLAAIPEEVARKAKILYFNYPSNPTAATAPREFFEEIVAFARKYEILLVHDLCYAELAFDGYQPTSLLEIPGAKEIGVEFHTLSKTYNMAGWRVGFVVGNRHVIQGLRTLKTNLDYGIFSALQTAAETALQLPDSYLHEVQQRYRTRRDFLIDGLGKLGWNIPKTEATMYLWIKCPVGMNSTDFALNVLQQTGVVLTPGNAFGVGGEGYVRISLIADCDRLGEALQRFKEAGICYQSEVSVSA, encoded by the coding sequence ATGAGTTTGAGTTGGATTTCTCCCGCAGAACGGATACAAAAATTGCCGCCTTATGTGTTTGCCCGTTTGGACGAATTAAAGGCTAAGGCTAGAGAACAGGGGTTAGATTTAATTGATTTGGGTATGGGCAACCCTGATGGTCCCACTCCTCAACCAGTCATAGACGCAGCCATAGCAGCTATGCAAAATCCTGCTAATCACGGTTATCCTCCATTTGAAGGAACTGCTAGTTTTCGCAAAGCTATTACCCAATGGTATCATCGCCGTTATGGTGTGACTCTTGATCCTGATAGTGAGGCTTTACCTTTACTTGGTTCTAAAGAAGGTTTGGGGCATTTAGCGATCGCCTATATTAATCCTGGTGATACTGTATTAGTGCCTTCACCTTCTTACCCTGTGCATTTCCGTGGTCCGATTATTGCTGGGGGAGTTATCCACAATTTAATTCTTAAAGAAGAAAATAACTGGTTAATTGATTTAGCTGCGATTCCTGAAGAAGTGGCTAGAAAAGCGAAAATCCTCTATTTCAATTATCCCAGTAATCCTACCGCAGCTACCGCCCCCCGCGAATTTTTTGAAGAAATTGTTGCTTTTGCGCGGAAGTATGAAATCCTTTTAGTTCATGATTTATGTTATGCAGAATTAGCTTTTGATGGTTATCAACCTACTAGTTTATTAGAAATTCCTGGTGCTAAGGAGATTGGTGTGGAGTTTCACACTCTCTCTAAAACCTATAATATGGCAGGTTGGCGCGTTGGTTTTGTTGTGGGAAATCGTCACGTTATCCAAGGTTTACGGACACTGAAAACCAATTTAGATTATGGCATTTTTTCGGCTTTGCAAACAGCAGCAGAAACTGCTTTACAACTTCCTGATTCTTATTTACATGAAGTTCAACAACGTTATCGCACCCGTCGAGATTTTTTAATTGATGGTTTGGGTAAGTTGGGGTGGAATATTCCTAAAACGGAAGCGACTATGTATTTGTGGATAAAATGTCCAGTGGGAATGAATTCTACAGATTTTGCTTTGAATGTTTTACAACAAACTGGGGTAGTTTTGACTCCTGGTAATGCCTTTGGTGTTGGTGGTGAAGGCTATGTAAGAATTAGTTTAATTGCAGATTGCGATCGCTTGGGTGAAGCTTTACAAAGATTCAAGGAAGCGGGTATTTGCTATCAATCAGAAGTTTCTGTTTCTGCGTGA
- a CDS encoding iron-containing alcohol dehydrogenase family protein, giving the protein MPNQHPTETLSTQTKECRDLPWNVSTVAPGKVIRGAGVLSTVAGEVANLGTRPFIVSGNQTLSLSQESLQPLFQSPELHPVLVSYGADCCEASLKALRKAAKEHNADLIIGIGGGKALDTAKLVAHQLTLPVVTIPTSGATCAAWTALSNVYSETGAFLYDVALSYCPNLLILDYDLVQTAPPRTLIAGIGDAIAKWYEASVSSGHLQQTLIIAAVQQARVLRDILFQKSAAALQSPGSEIWQEVVDATVLLAGVIGGLGGAQCRTVAAHAVHNGLTHISGHGSIHGEKVAYGILVQLRLEEMIQGNQLAASARQQLLKFYAEIGLPQKLADLGLGNITLGELQTAAEISLEPNSDIHRLPFNVALEQLMAAMVSTTAPNQLKIKN; this is encoded by the coding sequence ATGCCTAATCAACATCCTACTGAAACTTTGTCTACTCAAACAAAAGAATGTAGAGACCTGCCATGGAACGTCTCTACTGTTGCCCCTGGAAAAGTAATTCGCGGTGCAGGTGTGTTATCAACCGTTGCGGGTGAAGTTGCTAATTTGGGAACTCGTCCATTCATTGTCTCAGGAAATCAGACTCTCAGTCTTAGTCAAGAGAGTTTACAACCTCTTTTCCAATCTCCAGAATTACATCCTGTGTTGGTTTCCTATGGTGCTGATTGTTGTGAAGCTAGTCTCAAAGCTTTACGCAAAGCCGCTAAAGAACATAATGCTGATCTGATTATCGGTATTGGCGGTGGTAAAGCCCTAGATACTGCTAAATTAGTCGCCCACCAATTAACATTACCAGTGGTCACAATTCCTACGTCTGGGGCTACCTGTGCGGCTTGGACTGCCCTTTCTAATGTCTATTCAGAAACGGGAGCGTTTTTATATGATGTGGCTTTATCTTACTGTCCTAATTTGCTGATTTTGGATTATGATTTGGTTCAGACTGCACCCCCAAGAACATTAATAGCAGGAATTGGGGATGCGATCGCTAAATGGTATGAAGCCTCAGTGAGTAGTGGACATTTACAACAAACTCTCATTATTGCCGCAGTCCAACAAGCGCGAGTTTTACGAGATATTTTATTCCAAAAATCCGCTGCTGCATTACAGTCTCCCGGTAGCGAAATTTGGCAAGAAGTTGTAGACGCAACTGTACTCCTAGCTGGGGTCATTGGGGGACTCGGTGGGGCGCAATGTCGTACAGTTGCTGCCCATGCAGTTCATAATGGCTTAACCCATATTTCTGGGCATGGTAGCATTCACGGGGAAAAGGTCGCTTATGGTATCCTGGTACAACTGCGGTTAGAAGAAATGATCCAGGGAAATCAACTAGCAGCGTCAGCAAGACAGCAATTGTTGAAATTCTATGCAGAGATTGGACTACCCCAAAAATTAGCAGATTTGGGATTAGGTAATATCACTCTGGGTGAGTTACAAACAGCAGCAGAAATTAGTTTAGAACCTAATTCTGATATCCACCGTTTACCGTTTAACGTAGCGTTGGAACAATTGATGGCCGCAATGGTTTCTACCACTGCACCAAATCAATTAAAAATTAAAAATTAA
- a CDS encoding YaaW family protein: MDELRPVLELATEEELQDLTAILFSRKFNPLDYVHTPEPIAVQSQNHEAWLDTIENRFRFLAADGMTVLRGRSYQVTYRQTLIQVCKYLKIAYYQNLTTVDLEAEIFLQLLGKVWKKLPEQEKQKLTTQVQQQLLTSELKQPLPLSLQKDPLGLIFKAGSALAVTSVIQPFVLQQIAKQFAIHFATYEVAKQAAITGTEVASKQFQGYITAQMARRSMTLSAARYGAVRSIFAIVGPMMWTWFLADLGWRAIATNYGRIIPTIFTLAQIRLTRAECWEPA, encoded by the coding sequence TTGGATGAACTGAGGCCAGTACTAGAGTTAGCCACAGAAGAGGAACTACAGGACTTAACAGCTATTCTGTTTAGTCGTAAGTTCAATCCCCTAGATTATGTTCACACACCAGAACCCATTGCGGTGCAAAGTCAAAACCATGAAGCTTGGTTAGACACCATAGAAAACCGCTTTCGTTTTTTAGCAGCTGATGGAATGACGGTATTACGTGGACGTAGTTATCAAGTTACTTACCGACAAACATTAATTCAGGTTTGTAAGTATCTAAAAATTGCCTATTATCAAAATTTAACAACGGTTGATTTAGAAGCAGAAATATTCTTGCAACTGCTAGGAAAAGTTTGGAAAAAGCTACCAGAACAAGAAAAGCAAAAATTAACTACACAAGTGCAGCAACAGCTTTTAACATCAGAACTTAAACAACCTTTACCACTATCATTACAAAAAGATCCTTTAGGATTAATTTTTAAAGCTGGTAGCGCCTTAGCTGTAACTTCTGTCATCCAACCATTTGTGCTGCAACAAATAGCCAAACAATTTGCTATCCATTTTGCTACTTATGAAGTGGCTAAACAAGCAGCAATTACAGGAACAGAAGTAGCCAGCAAACAATTTCAAGGTTATATAACAGCCCAAATGGCACGACGGAGTATGACTTTGAGTGCGGCTCGTTATGGTGCAGTTCGCAGCATCTTTGCTATTGTTGGACCAATGATGTGGACTTGGTTTTTAGCTGATTTGGGGTGGAGAGCGATCGCAACTAATTACGGTCGAATTATTCCTACTATCTTCACTCTAGCGCAAATTCGTCTCACCCGTGCAGAATGTTGGGAGCCAGCTTGA
- the hisG gene encoding ATP phosphoribosyltransferase — MLTVALPKGELLKNSICLLQSVGLDFSAFLDSGTRQLQIPDASGQAKALLVRAQDVPVYVEYGQAQLGIVGYDVLSEKKPQVAQLVDLQFGYCRMSVAVKASSPYKLPVDLPTHGRVASKYVNCAREYFQSLDLPVEIVPLYGSVELGPITGMSEAIVDIVSTGRTLNENGLVEIATLYESTARLIVHPLSYRLNMGNLHQLVEQIREGV, encoded by the coding sequence ATGCTGACTGTTGCACTACCAAAAGGGGAATTACTTAAAAATAGCATCTGCCTGCTGCAATCGGTGGGATTAGATTTTAGTGCTTTTTTAGATTCTGGAACCCGTCAACTGCAAATTCCTGATGCTAGTGGACAAGCGAAGGCACTACTAGTAAGGGCGCAAGATGTACCTGTGTATGTAGAATATGGTCAGGCACAGCTTGGTATTGTAGGTTATGATGTACTGAGTGAGAAAAAGCCGCAAGTTGCACAATTAGTAGATTTGCAATTTGGTTATTGTCGGATGTCAGTAGCAGTAAAAGCCTCCAGTCCCTACAAATTGCCCGTAGATTTACCTACTCATGGTCGAGTTGCTTCTAAGTATGTCAATTGTGCGCGGGAATATTTTCAAAGTCTGGATTTACCTGTAGAAATAGTTCCTTTGTATGGTTCAGTTGAACTCGGTCCGATTACGGGGATGTCTGAGGCGATTGTAGATATAGTTTCTACAGGAAGGACGTTGAACGAAAACGGTTTGGTGGAGATTGCTACTTTGTATGAAAGTACAGCCCGATTAATTGTTCATCCTTTGAGTTATCGCCTGAATATGGGTAATTTGCACCAATTGGTAGAACAGATAAGAGAGGGAGTTTAA
- a CDS encoding Fur family transcriptional regulator, with protein sequence MQQQANAIIQTLKSKGLRVTPQRFAVYANLLFRTDHPTVEQILTDLNKDAPVSSQATIYSSLQALREVGLVREVLLEEGVSRYDANVEPHHHFCCHQCGAIEDIAWETFHCIELKSLRPGLRGETYEVTVQGLCDRCNNQRF encoded by the coding sequence ATGCAGCAACAAGCAAACGCAATTATTCAAACCTTAAAGTCTAAGGGTTTGAGGGTAACTCCTCAGCGGTTTGCGGTCTATGCAAATTTACTATTTCGCACCGATCACCCAACAGTTGAGCAAATTCTCACCGACTTGAATAAAGATGCTCCAGTCTCGTCTCAAGCGACGATCTATAGTTCTCTGCAAGCGTTAAGAGAAGTTGGTTTGGTGCGGGAAGTACTGTTGGAAGAAGGGGTTTCTCGCTACGACGCTAATGTTGAACCCCATCATCACTTCTGCTGTCATCAATGTGGTGCAATTGAAGATATTGCCTGGGAAACTTTTCACTGTATAGAACTTAAGAGTCTACGTCCTGGTTTGCGTGGCGAAACCTATGAAGTTACTGTACAGGGTTTGTGCGATCGCTGTAATAATCAGCGGTTCTGA
- a CDS encoding Ycf51 family protein, whose amino-acid sequence MPSTADFLQYTQWSGIATIVFAVLTILAFLLKLGFRFRLVGTTGFMLVLTAGLFSLSLVPLTRTVIPGAVKYTLVYDNGSNQTVITTAPEITPTQLEATLRQAASNLYSPGRLGSGGNKQLTVRARTIIHPEPGLSVPLYLGKVNRTLASREDPEMAVEVYLDKFASLPKPTDS is encoded by the coding sequence ATGCCTAGTACAGCTGATTTTCTGCAATACACCCAATGGTCAGGTATTGCGACGATAGTATTTGCAGTCTTGACAATCCTGGCTTTCCTTCTTAAATTGGGCTTTCGCTTTCGACTGGTGGGAACAACAGGCTTTATGCTGGTACTAACAGCAGGTTTATTTTCACTTTCCCTTGTTCCTCTGACTCGCACAGTTATTCCGGGTGCTGTCAAGTACACGCTAGTTTATGACAACGGTTCTAACCAAACGGTAATTACAACCGCACCGGAAATTACTCCCACGCAATTAGAAGCAACTTTACGTCAAGCAGCTAGTAATCTCTATTCTCCTGGTCGCTTAGGTAGCGGCGGTAATAAGCAATTAACAGTTCGCGCCCGCACAATTATTCACCCAGAACCTGGGTTGTCTGTACCCCTGTACTTGGGTAAAGTAAACCGGACTTTAGCCAGTCGTGAAGACCCGGAAATGGCAGTAGAAGTTTATTTAGACAAGTTTGCCTCACTACCAAAACCTACAGATTCATAG
- a CDS encoding bestrophin family protein, whose product MKEHKRKGFHIVLQFKGSVIGAIYQDVLWCGAFGVLVSVLYDFKLPVSQPILGSIIPSIVLGLLLVFRTNTAYERFWEGRKIWGSLVNTTRNLARQIWVSIDEKEPEDKDSKINALYLLVAFAIATKMHLRGESIDSELEELVPDVKFIKLKNMNNPPIEVAFWIGDYLQQQYKHNCINSHQLVAMQELLNNLVDNLGACERILKTPIPLAYAIHLKQLLLLYCLLLPFQIVQSLGWWTGLISALVSFTLLGIEAIGLEIENPFGYDTNDLPLDTICQTMKLNMDDLISLTPSVQHKEI is encoded by the coding sequence ATGAAAGAGCATAAAAGAAAAGGCTTCCATATTGTCTTACAGTTTAAAGGTTCAGTAATTGGAGCAATTTATCAAGATGTTCTCTGGTGTGGAGCTTTTGGCGTATTAGTCTCTGTACTTTATGATTTCAAATTGCCAGTTTCCCAACCTATTTTAGGAAGTATTATCCCCAGTATCGTCTTAGGCTTATTACTAGTATTTCGTACAAATACAGCTTATGAACGTTTTTGGGAAGGTAGAAAAATCTGGGGTTCTCTAGTAAATACTACCCGAAATTTAGCAAGACAAATATGGGTATCTATTGATGAAAAAGAACCAGAAGATAAAGATTCTAAAATTAATGCTTTATATTTACTTGTTGCTTTTGCTATAGCAACAAAAATGCATTTGCGAGGAGAAAGTATAGATAGTGAATTAGAAGAATTAGTTCCAGATGTTAAGTTTATTAAATTAAAAAATATGAATAATCCTCCCATAGAGGTGGCTTTTTGGATTGGAGATTATTTACAACAACAATATAAACATAATTGCATCAATAGCCACCAGTTAGTAGCTATGCAAGAGTTATTAAATAATTTGGTGGATAATTTAGGAGCTTGCGAGCGAATATTAAAAACACCAATTCCTCTGGCTTATGCTATTCATCTCAAACAATTATTATTACTATATTGCTTACTACTACCCTTTCAAATAGTACAAAGCCTTGGTTGGTGGACTGGATTAATTTCTGCTTTAGTTAGCTTTACTCTATTGGGTATTGAAGCTATTGGTTTAGAAATTGAAAACCCCTTTGGATATGATACCAATGACTTACCACTAGATACGATTTGTCAAACCATGAAACTGAATATGGACGATTTAATTAGTCTTACTCCCAGCGTCCAACATAAAGAAATTTAA
- a CDS encoding Hpt domain-containing protein, with protein sequence MDKKSEFIPNNVLDQITLNELKKTICNNITEEFMQIIDSYLEDTPKRLQSLSNAIIQENAKTLQLEAHSLKSSSAIVGAKNLSLLCKQLEKLGRDSNTNDAPLLLSQAITEYEQVEAALQWECKSK encoded by the coding sequence ATGGATAAAAAATCTGAATTTATACCGAATAACGTGCTTGATCAGATTACATTAAACGAATTAAAAAAAACTATTTGCAACAACATCACCGAAGAATTTATGCAAATTATTGATTCTTATTTGGAAGATACTCCCAAACGGTTGCAATCGTTGAGTAATGCTATTATTCAAGAGAACGCAAAAACACTGCAATTAGAAGCTCATTCTCTTAAATCTAGTAGTGCGATTGTTGGAGCGAAAAACTTATCTTTACTGTGTAAGCAATTAGAAAAATTGGGACGTGATAGCAATACAAACGATGCGCCGCTATTGCTATCCCAAGCTATAACAGAATATGAGCAAGTCGAGGCTGCACTACAATGGGAATGCAAGAGCAAGTAA
- a CDS encoding O-antigen ligase encodes MLGASLNKAFYHPNPRLQIPWNFLQFGLLSFPISPFLGGISIVVASLLTWRKQYHIISNRPIHKGFAFLSILLLITTGFADHKLDAFLGLFNLVPFFLFFTGLTPIIQTPAQLRQISWIMVVGSVPVLIIGFGQLFFGLNLQIQFLWIVLDWTVAPGGLPPGRMAANFMHANTLAAYLVTIFILGLGLWLENYHKLKQKNRLIICLTITVLANFIALILTNSRNGWVIAISACLAYALYQGWRLIVAAVVSIASSFLLAAFAPAPIAQFFRNFLPYGIWARLNDDMYPDRPVALMRKTQWEFALNLTQQHPLTGSGLRSFSGLYKAQMQIDVNHPHNLFLMLSAETGLITTLLFCGLLAWIIITASQLLWKSKSIESENRLIFFSYLITFIGWILFNTVDVTTFDIRLNTLSWVFVAALCGVMYQYHRKPETANRE; translated from the coding sequence ATGTTGGGAGCCAGCTTGAACAAGGCTTTTTATCATCCAAATCCCCGTTTACAAATCCCTTGGAATTTTCTCCAATTTGGACTACTCTCTTTCCCAATTAGTCCATTTTTGGGTGGTATTTCTATAGTTGTGGCATCATTGCTAACTTGGCGCAAACAATACCATATTATTAGCAATCGCCCAATTCACAAGGGATTTGCTTTTTTGAGTATATTACTACTCATTACCACCGGATTTGCCGATCACAAACTAGATGCTTTTTTGGGTTTATTCAATTTAGTACCCTTCTTTTTGTTTTTTACTGGACTCACTCCCATTATCCAAACACCTGCCCAATTACGACAAATATCTTGGATCATGGTAGTTGGTTCTGTCCCGGTTTTAATAATAGGCTTTGGGCAATTATTTTTCGGTTTGAATTTGCAAATTCAGTTTTTATGGATTGTTTTAGATTGGACAGTTGCACCAGGAGGATTACCACCAGGACGCATGGCTGCTAATTTCATGCACGCTAATACTTTAGCCGCATATTTAGTAACTATTTTTATTTTAGGTTTAGGTTTATGGCTAGAAAACTATCACAAACTTAAGCAAAAAAATCGTCTGATTATCTGCTTAACAATTACAGTCTTAGCCAATTTCATCGCCTTGATTTTAACTAATTCTCGTAATGGTTGGGTCATCGCTATTAGTGCTTGTTTAGCCTATGCTTTATATCAAGGTTGGCGGTTAATTGTTGCGGCTGTTGTCAGTATTGCTAGTAGTTTTTTATTAGCAGCTTTTGCACCTGCACCGATTGCTCAATTTTTCCGTAACTTCCTTCCCTACGGGATTTGGGCGCGGTTAAATGATGATATGTATCCTGATAGACCAGTAGCGTTAATGCGAAAAACCCAATGGGAATTTGCTCTTAATTTAACTCAACAACATCCTTTAACTGGTTCAGGTTTACGTAGTTTTAGCGGACTCTATAAAGCCCAGATGCAAATTGATGTCAATCATCCTCACAACTTATTTTTAATGCTGTCTGCCGAAACTGGATTAATTACTACTTTGCTATTTTGTGGTTTACTCGCTTGGATAATAATCACCGCTAGTCAACTTTTATGGAAATCAAAATCTATAGAATCAGAAAATAGATTAATTTTCTTCAGTTATCTGATCACCTTTATCGGTTGGATATTATTTAATACCGTTGATGTCACCACTTTTGATATTCGGTTAAATACTCTCTCTTGGGTTTTTGTTGCTGCATTATGCGGGGTTATGTATCAATATCATAGGAAACCGGAAACAGCTAACAGAGAATAG
- a CDS encoding DUF1350 family protein — MKFQPISHSWVAVNPQPQGVVQFIGGAFFGTFIPMIFYRSLLQSLFEQGYTIVIYPFNFTFNHYVEAGFLIKEQYAVIPELVRIATKNLYEYENYLENTNYYWLGHSIGCKYISLLEGFSALPQNAEARDKFIRDLITKNQETRNFTADSVIADIELLIAELKREYIQGKNLIEYYISQALQYQSQTIKLKPEDVTIDKIFIKGQASVLLAPVNSGTDSAIPKPLAGIVDKIGLGVKPIPSLTFEIIKKANLFNLLGLIAFDQDTKLAFSTVKWFDHNYGDKNGDNHHPDYQDFRFTRNGGHLRPLSLRIGNIVFNFPDSVQVSLIEPVASRIEDFEIYVTKLFKNLDQKRREQDKS, encoded by the coding sequence ATGAAATTTCAACCAATCTCTCACAGTTGGGTAGCAGTAAATCCCCAGCCTCAAGGGGTAGTTCAATTTATTGGAGGTGCTTTTTTTGGGACTTTTATACCGATGATATTTTATCGGTCTTTGCTTCAGTCTTTATTTGAACAGGGCTATACAATAGTTATTTATCCATTTAATTTTACTTTTAATCATTATGTAGAAGCTGGTTTTTTAATTAAAGAACAATATGCTGTCATTCCCGAACTGGTGAGAATAGCCACAAAAAATCTGTATGAATACGAAAACTATTTAGAAAACACGAATTATTATTGGTTAGGTCATAGTATTGGCTGTAAATATATTTCCCTGTTAGAAGGATTTTCAGCCTTACCACAAAATGCCGAAGCAAGAGATAAATTTATCCGTGATTTAATTACTAAAAATCAAGAAACTCGGAATTTTACGGCTGACAGTGTGATTGCTGACATAGAATTATTGATTGCTGAACTTAAACGTGAATATATTCAGGGAAAAAATCTAATTGAATATTACATCAGCCAAGCTCTTCAATATCAATCTCAAACTATTAAACTGAAACCTGAAGATGTGACAATTGACAAAATATTTATTAAAGGACAAGCTTCGGTTCTTTTAGCTCCGGTTAATAGTGGTACTGATAGTGCGATTCCTAAGCCATTAGCAGGAATAGTTGATAAAATTGGTTTAGGAGTAAAGCCTATTCCATCTCTCACATTTGAGATCATAAAAAAAGCTAATTTATTTAATTTATTAGGTTTAATTGCCTTTGATCAAGATACCAAATTAGCTTTTTCTACAGTTAAATGGTTTGATCATAACTATGGTGACAAAAATGGTGATAATCATCATCCAGATTATCAAGATTTTCGTTTTACCCGCAATGGTGGACACCTAAGACCCCTTAGTTTGCGTATTGGTAATATAGTGTTTAATTTTCCTGATAGTGTCCAGGTAAGTTTAATTGAACCAGTCGCAAGTCGGATTGAAGATTTTGAAATTTATGTCACTAAGTTATTTAAGAATCTTGATCAAAAGCGCCGAGAGCAAGATAAAAGTTAA
- the rppA gene encoding two-component system response regulator RppA: MRILLVDDEVELTDPLSRVLTREGYIVDAAYDGISGSKFAQADSYDLLILDWMLPGKTGLEICQELRQQAKTTPVLFLTAKDTLDDRVQGLDAGADDYLVKPFELRELLARVRALLRRSGVESYSNTAGRLVVADLELDVENQVAYRQGRIIELSQKEGQLLQYLMENTGQLLTHAQIMEHLWQDQEQPGSNVIAALIRLLRRKIEVDHESILIHTVYGKGYRFGSTIV, translated from the coding sequence ATGAGAATTTTATTAGTCGATGATGAAGTTGAATTAACTGACCCCTTGAGTCGTGTTTTAACTCGCGAGGGTTATATTGTTGATGCTGCTTATGATGGAATAAGCGGCAGCAAATTTGCACAAGCTGACAGCTATGATTTACTAATTTTAGATTGGATGTTGCCAGGAAAAACAGGGTTAGAAATTTGCCAGGAATTACGACAACAAGCTAAAACCACTCCTGTGCTGTTTCTCACTGCTAAAGATACTCTAGATGACCGTGTACAAGGTTTAGATGCTGGTGCAGATGATTATTTAGTCAAACCCTTTGAATTGCGGGAATTATTAGCTAGGGTTCGTGCTTTGTTGCGTCGTTCTGGGGTAGAGTCATACAGCAACACAGCAGGACGCTTAGTGGTAGCTGATTTAGAACTTGATGTAGAAAATCAAGTCGCTTATCGTCAAGGACGAATTATTGAACTATCGCAAAAAGAAGGACAACTGTTGCAATATTTGATGGAAAATACTGGACAATTGTTGACTCATGCACAAATCATGGAACATTTGTGGCAAGATCAAGAGCAACCTGGTAGCAATGTGATAGCAGCATTAATTCGCTTGTTGCGTCGTAAAATTGAGGTAGATCATGAATCTATTCTGATTCATACAGTCTATGGTAAAGGCTATCGTTTCGGCTCTACAATTGTATAA
- a CDS encoding NAD(P)/FAD-dependent oxidoreductase — protein MTDIAIIGAGISGLVCAQQLRQAGYSVVVVEKSRGVGGRVATRRLQGTCADHGTCYLQPQGELLSRFVEMLCDRHIIKLWTDTVDKFQVDSGLRTQKAGLYYVAPAGMSAIAKALTPDLEILFHQRAIALNTTPENTWRITLESNQAELTAKAVVVAIPSPQAWDLLAPLEKTILDVEFLDRLHSVQFDPSISVMMGYSADSQPLPNWKALTFVDHADLGWIGFDSSKRLHSQQPHFVLQSSAKLAQTHLETPDLQPVGQYMLEKAAESLALPWLKNPEWMQIHRWRYAFPRIPLDVTCLSANTSPPLVCCGDWCGGNLVAGAMLSGLAAASEIDHQLQNLLLDHVNFLDLLEDV, from the coding sequence ATGACTGATATTGCCATAATTGGTGCTGGAATATCTGGTTTAGTCTGCGCCCAGCAATTGCGTCAAGCTGGTTATTCGGTGGTAGTTGTCGAAAAGTCTCGTGGTGTGGGGGGAAGAGTCGCTACACGCCGTTTACAGGGAACTTGTGCTGATCATGGTACTTGTTATCTTCAGCCTCAAGGTGAATTGTTGAGCAGGTTTGTAGAGATGTTATGCGATCGCCATATTATCAAACTTTGGACTGATACCGTTGATAAATTCCAGGTAGACTCAGGACTCAGGACACAAAAAGCTGGATTATACTATGTTGCACCAGCGGGAATGAGTGCGATAGCGAAAGCGCTAACTCCAGATTTAGAAATTTTATTCCATCAACGTGCGATCGCTCTTAACACTACCCCAGAAAATACATGGCGGATTACCCTAGAATCCAATCAAGCCGAATTAACCGCCAAAGCGGTAGTAGTCGCTATCCCTTCACCCCAAGCTTGGGATTTATTAGCACCTTTAGAAAAAACTATATTAGATGTTGAATTTTTAGATCGTCTGCATTCTGTCCAATTTGACCCTTCTATTAGTGTGATGATGGGATATTCTGCCGATTCCCAACCTCTTCCCAACTGGAAAGCGTTAACTTTTGTTGATCATGCAGATTTAGGATGGATTGGATTCGATAGTAGCAAGCGTCTCCATTCACAACAGCCTCATTTTGTATTACAAAGTAGTGCTAAACTTGCCCAAACTCATCTAGAAACCCCAGATTTACAACCAGTAGGACAATATATGTTAGAAAAAGCTGCTGAATCTTTAGCGCTTCCCTGGCTGAAAAATCCTGAATGGATGCAAATACATCGCTGGCGTTATGCCTTTCCTCGCATTCCTTTAGATGTAACTTGTTTATCTGCAAATACTTCCCCACCTCTAGTTTGCTGTGGTGATTGGTGTGGTGGCAATCTAGTAGCAGGCGCAATGCTTTCTGGACTTGCAGCTGCTAGTGAAATTGATCATCAACTACAAAATCTACTTCTAGATCATGTCAATTTTTTAGACCTTTTGGAGGATGTTTAA